From the Colletotrichum lupini chromosome 1, complete sequence genome, the window GGCTTCTGCCTGTGACAGCAGGGTGAGCGCTGTGTTGCTGGGCAAGCAGACGGGCCTGAGCGGCCATTTCAGGAGGCAAGTGGTCCATTATGTCCTCTCCTTGATCCATGAGAACTTGCTGTCGCAATTCAGGAGGGAATGTCAAGAGGATGCTTGCCGGGTCCATGTCCACTGCGATCTGGTCTTGGCCCGCGGTTGTCGCCTGGCGGCGCTGCTCATCTCTCTCTCGCCGGCGCGCATCCTGACGTTCTTGTTGAACGATTTCTAGTCGCAGATCCTCCGGGAGAGCGTCGAGGAACTCTTGGAAGACTTCACCCTGTTCGCCAGTGGCAGCCTCCTCTCGAGCTTGAGATCTCCTGGTGCTGACCGTTTGTGCGATGACTTCTTCTCTGAATTCCTCTGGTAGAGCCGCCAAATAATCAGGGTCAATACCGAGTTCAGTGACGTCGACTTCCTCTCCACGGATAGTTGTCATGACGCGACTAGCGTCGTCTGCCGTGTCTTCGGCCAGGGTCGCAGACGGCTCTTGTGTTTCGACCCCTTCCATGGCTTGCGAGCCAGCACTGTCAGTGTGGCTTTCTTGGGTTGATGCCAAATCACGCTCtccggcagcagcagcggccTCCGCAGCGGCACGCTCTTGTTCTTCGCGCTCTTCCGCTTCTTTCTTTTCACGGGCTGCCTTTTCGTTGGCTTCCTTGGCCTCCAAGAGCCTCCGAGCTTCCTCTTCAAACTTTCTGCGCTCCTCTTCTCGCACTTTACGTCgctcctcttcttcggccTTGAGCTTCTTCTCATACTCCATTGCGGGAGGAACCAGCTTGGAGAGAAGGATATTGACAAGCTTCTGTGCTTTCTCGATGAAGTGAGCCCCGCCGAAAACCATGCGAGCTTCTTCTTGGTAACGCTCGAATGTCGATTCGGGGGTAAAGGCGACGGCCTGTTGAGGCTCGTGGTAAGTCGTCTCACGACGGCTGTCTGCCCGAGATTCGCGAGGGGCAACATGGTACTCCCTGACTTCGCCGCGTCCATTTTGAGTAATGGACAAGTGGACGGCAGATTGACCGTGTCGCATGACCGGAAGAGACGCGACGAGATCGTTGAGGATAGCGATTGGGCTGTTAGACAAATGCTGTACACCCGGACCAAAAATTTCAGGAGGCAGGCGCAAGCCAATCATACCAGAACCCGGCGCAGGGCGGGGTGATGCTTCACGGCCCTGGCCGTTTCGGCGCAGAAGAGGATTGACCCCGTCGTCGGCATTGTTAGGCACGGCATTCGGTCTGTGGCGGGGAGAGAAGTAGCTTCGGAAATCTGCAGGGCCTGTCAGCTGTTCGTTCTGCTGATAGACTGCATCAATGGAGGAGAACATACCGCCCAGAGGATCGCGGCCACCGCCAACCATGAAACCAGGGGGGAATGGGCTACGGTGTCCATGACGATGGCGATGAGCGTGTTGAGGCTGGCCTCCGAATGGCTCGACGACCAAAGTATCCCATCCGAGAGCAGAAGGGAGGTTGGAGGATTGGTGGTCATCTAGATGAGTGTTAGCAATCGTAGCATTCGTGGACAGCGAAAAATACTTACGAGGGTAGGCCTCGTCATAGATGAGCTCGTCTTCTTCCATGTCTTCATCATCGTCTTCATCGTCTACGGCTTGTGTTAGAAAATTGCAGAAGAATAGGCCAAGCTGTCTGAACCTACCGTCTTCATCACGACCATCATCAATGTAGTGATCTCCAAGGTCATCCATGTCGTCGCCGTCGTAGTCTTCTGGGTCCATGACTGCTCGGGCCAGATTTTCGATCATGTCCTCAGACTCCATGCCATGAACGTGAGCCTCTTCGCGGTCCTGGGCTTCCGCCTCATAATCAATGTCTTCatcgtcttcctcttcttcttcctctgatTCACTCTCCCAATCCGAGGCGCCATCGTCCTCGAGAGGGTTGCCGTCTTCGTCGACAATCTCTTCCACAACGTCGAGGTGCTCTTCCATCTCATCCATGTCGTCAGAATCCATTTCGTCATCCTCGCTGTCATCGTCATCCTCATCCATGTCATCATCTTCGTCTCCCATGATGACCTCAACGACACCAGGATCCCCATGAAGGCCCTCGATGTGACCCATCTCACCCAAttcttcgtcttcgtcaCTGACGCCATCTTCACCATCATCCGATACTTCTTCTTCGCCATAATCAAGCTCGTCGCCATAGTCATCGTCGTACAtctcttcgtcgtcgtcctctACACCTTGAGTTAGTAATGGCATGTAAGTCCAGTCCAGTGCATGATACATACCGTCCTCATCGTCGGACTCGTCATCGCTTCCACGAGGCTCGAGCATACCAAGAGTAGAGTTACGGTAGAGATCCGGCGTTTCTTCGCGATCGTCATCCATGTCAGACATTGAAGATGTCGAGATAATGTCGTCTTCGGCGTTTTCGGGAAGAGATGTCGAGGGAAGGACATGGGAGCGGCTCAGTTCTTTGGCGGTATCTGTCAGAACGCGCAGAACTCTGAGGACATACTTAATGGCCCTCTTGACGCCAGCATGGCTCAGGTCGACTTCGGCGATAGAGGAAGTCAACTTGTCGAGGTAGCCCTTCTCGTACATCATCCTGCGTAACTGTGCTTGCGATCGTCCTTGGGGAGAGTCAAGTGCCCGTTGAGATGTCGTTTCCTTGTCCTTCTCGCCAATGATATGGTTCATCAGCTCGGCGAGACACTGCATCTTCAGGTAGCGAGTGTCAACAGGCTCTTCGGGTGTGGCGGCGCGCTCGTATGCCTTGAGAATAGTGTCCAAAACAAATTTCCGAACAAAAAGCAGATCGGGCTCGTCGTCGTATTCAAAGCGATCTCGTGTCTTGTCAATAACCTTTTCCCCTGTCTTGGCTACGAGCGCAACGAGAACCTGTTGGGCTTGGGCAGAGGTGGCGGCTTTCTTCTTTGATACAATGCTGTCTGCATTGTCGCTGAGATTGCCTTGGCACAAGAGGTCGTGGATGAGATAGTTGAGTACATTCGATCGAGGCTTGACGGGCGTGTTCGTTTGCAACGAGATGCTACGCTTGAAGTTGATGAACTCCACCTTGGTCTGATTGTAACTCTGGAGGAGCTCTGCGAGGCAGTTGAGCAAGAAGCACCGGTAGATGAAGTGCGGATGATCCTCGGCCCTGAAAACCGGCTTTGTGGACTTTTTATCCTTGTCCTTATTATCGGCTGCATCCTGGTTGTCTGGCGTTGCCTCTTTAGAAGCGCTTTCTGTGGGAGCGCTTCCTGATGGCGCAATGTTCTCCATGTCCTTCGAGGCCTGTGGAGGCTCATTGTCATCCACTTCTCTGTATTTGAGCAGCTCGCACAGGAGGAAGTAAATGATGCCGTGGGGATTCTCGACCACCGGCCGTTTCAGCTCAGCTACTTGCTTAGGCGCGTCTGCCATTTCCTTGTCGTCCGTTTCTGTGGATTGCTTGACATCATGGATAGACAAGTCCTCCGTGGCCTGCACAGCGGGCTCGACGCTCGCCTCTTCCTCGTGGGCTTTGATTTTGGAACCAGAGTCGGGCTCCTTGAGTGCCAATTGTTGGGCACGGCTGCTACCCTCGCTCCCAGGAGTCCAACGAGATAGCTTGGTCATCTCATTGGTAATTTCAACAAATAGATCCGGGGACCGCAAAGCAAGAGGCGCCATGTTACGCAGGTATGTGCTGAGATCCAGGTTTCTCTGAGTTCGTTGAGGATTGTCGAATAGGTTACGAATCTCAGCTCGCATGATTTGCTTCAGTGTCTCCTCGTCTTCGACAATGTGTCTCAGGATAGACATGATGCTGCCAGTCGTTTTGCTTTCTTTCAATCGTGCTGAACCAACACCCGCAAGCTGCTTGGCCATGGCAAACAGCCTCCCAAGGTTGTGCTTGTCTCCAACCTTTTGCGCCATGGCGGGCTTACGTGTCAAAATGACGATGACACGAAGTACAGAGGTTGCGAGTGTCTCCTCCTTCCCGAGGCCGGGAAGCAGCTCCAGAATTACATCCAGAAGCCTATTTCGCTGTTCAGCAGAAACAATCAAGTTGCGTTGAGGAAGCACAGCAGGCGCAATCGTCTCGCTATCATTGCTTGGAGGTTTCCATTGCGCTTCAATAGGCTGCTCATCGTATGACAGCAGAAGCTCGACGATCAACAGGATATACGGAATCCAGGGAGGGAGCTCTTTGTTTGAAGTCGACGACCCTTTCAAGTCGAGGAAAGATATGTACTCGTCCACCTTCTCTCTCAGAGTGTCAATGTTGCATTTGAAGAAACTCTTCTCTTGCATAAGCAGAGCCAGAAGATGGGCATAAGCAGCAATGCTGGTGCCATTCGACTTTGATTCGCTGTCGTCGAATGACAAGGAGGTCAACGCATTTGCCAGAGTCGCACCGACCTCATCCCGAGCATCGTCGTTCGGCTGGCGGAATACCATGGCACTAATTAGCTCAGACAGCTCGATGGCCGAGTGGGGATGAGCCCTGACAACGTCGAGAGACCTGTCGATGAGATTGCCTCGCAATTTTGATCGTTCTTCGTCGAGTTTCTCCTTGCTTGTCGTCTGAGTTTCGGTGCTAGCGCGGGCCTGTTCTTCGGTGGTAGCTGCTGGCGTGGAGGCATCGGGCCTCGCTTGGGATTCCCCAGCTATAGCAGGACGTCCGTCGCTGTTGCCATTCCACTCAGATGCTCTGTTTCCCAGGTCGCCCAGTACGGCATCACCGAGCAGACGGTCCAGCTCCGGAGTGACGAATTCCGGCGCCACGTCAACCGCCATAGCATCGGCATCAGCGGGTGCAGCAGGTACTGGCGCTGTGTTGTCCGACTGACTGGTCTGGTTTGTTGGCTCAGGGCGTTCGGGATTGTAAGCATCTTCGGGCGGGACCGGGTTCCTTTGACCGGCCTTGCCAGCCTTGTGAGAACGGCAGTACTCCGTTGCAGAAGGTTGGTTCCAGTTGGCTCTGAAGACAGCTTCGCGGGCCAACTCGACGTCCGCCCCATCCTCTTCAAGCAGACCGATCAGAGGGGTATGGGCCTGCCAGTTGAACAAGACTGTCGATTTCTTGAACAGCTCGACAGCTGGGGTGTTCCGAGATGGTTCTTGGTCACCCGCAGATATGATCTTGAGGATCTCAATCACCTTTGCTACTGCCTCCGGTCGCAACTTCTCGATCAGTGTTGACTCCCAAATCTCACGGATGACCGGGAGAACAGCCATTCTCACTTCAACAACAATTTGATGAGATATTGGCGTGTCTGGGCGTCTCTCGGCTGAACGAGGCAGGAGGCCAAACTGTGCGGTCGAGTCGGAAATGTTCTTACCGTTGACAAGAGCAGCAAAGAACTCGAAGATCTTTCCGAGGCCGAACGAGGCAACACGAGCGCTAGCAGTGGCCCCTACGTCTGAGTCTCCAGCGTCTTTGCAGATCTCGGCCGAAAACCGACGCACCATGGTCGTGAGAACCTGGAAACCACCCTGATCAAGGAAAGCAACAAGCACCGGGATGACGACCTGGACCGATGAACGTTCCCCTGATGCTCGAGTATTGTCCATCAACATCTCTGTCAATGTATGAAGCATGATGATCCAGTAGTGGTACTCCTTGCCCCTAGGCTCAGCAGGGTCAACAGAAGGAGCCAGCTGCGCCAGGATCGTCCCTGACAATTCTCTGGCAATATCAATGTGCTTTGGACGTGAATAAGCATCGCGTTCACGTCTTGGGAAGAGAGCTTTGCCAAGTTGCTGGAAGAAGGGAAAGGTCGACGGAACCATTGAGTGGAGTAGGATGCGAAgggtctcgtagtttttgtATCGGAACGTCGCTTGTTCTTGTTTTGTTGGTGTCTTGAGCTGAGTGCCAGGAGCTGTAGCAGGCACAGCAGCACTAGGCGCAGAATCCGACGGCTCGGCCGGGGCTGATGCCGCCTCGGTCTCGCCTTCGCCCTCGCCAACACTCTGAACTCCAGCGGCCCCGGTGATGGAAACCATAACGTCACTCCCAGGAGCTGGCCGCTTAGCCCACCAGTGTTGAGGAAGCACGTTATGCCCAGCACCCTCTTCTGCCAGCACAGCCTTCAGAAGCGGCCCCAGTGATTTGACTAATTCGAGATAGTAGTCAAAGACGTTGATGGGATACAGCTGAACTGAGTTGGAGCGTGGTGAAGAGGTGAAACATTCATAGAGCGTCTTGATCAGCGACTGCGCAGTAAGTAGTGCCTTGACCATTTTGTTGCCATTGAAAATGCGTTCTTGCACCGACGGGTCAAGGCTGCGTACTTCATCGAGGGTCATTCTGCCGTCGAGGCCGAGGAAAGGGTGAAAGTAGGGAGAGTCATTCTTGTACTCAGCCAAAGGTTTGAGTGTATCGACCGAAGCCTGTGCGCGCCTGAGTAGGGAGGGCAAGCCGAGAACCGGAGACTGTTCGACAAGCTGAGAAATGACCAGGTGCAGGGTTCGGGCTGCGTGGGAGTCACAAAAGTCATGCGGCAAACTGGGCAGTTCTGCGACGTCTAGCAGTAGCTCAAGCCCTCCATGGGTAATGAAGTAAGCCTTGAGCGTATTGTTGTTGAGGTAAGCTGAGAGGAAGCTTGACAAGGCATAGACGTAGGGCGTTATGTCGTTGTAAGCTGTCGCAGACGTGGACGGCTCATCGGAACCCAGAGCTCCCTTCTGCGCCGTAATTTCCGTAGCATCTGACATTTCGACGTCAAGATTGTCGCCCCTCCCCTTTCCTTTGCCTTCTGTACCGAATTCAGTGGTAGGGTGCAGTACCAGGTCCTTGTACTTCTCATCCGCTGAAGGAGGGTTCTGTGAACCGTCGCTGATGTACAGTTTCGCGCCCCAGCCAGCAGTCTTGGCCTTGTAAATACCGAAGGATCTGACCCTAGCAACCATGTCGATCACAGCATTTGAGATCGGACGCCTCAAGTTAGGGTGGTGCCGGGCGAGTTCGTCAAAGCTGGCGCCCACATTGCTAGCGAGATGAGGGTCGGTTTCCATGGTATTGACGTGGGCAGGGCTCTCGAAGATTTCGAGAAACGACTCAAGAGCGCGAGAGGAGGCCACCATCTTCATACCTGCATTATTCAAGCAAATGGAGTTGAGAACTTGTGGGACAACGTTGATGGCGTCGGATGTTGGCAAGATGCCCTGGGCCAGAGGGCGACGCTCATGTGACTGGGCAATTTCTTCCTCAGGAGGCGGATGAGGCCGAGTATCAGCGTCGATTTGAATGGAAGCATTAGAGGATTCAGGGCTGCCTTCGTCATCCTCGTCGCGGTTTCTATTGTCTCGATCGGTGTTGTTCTCACCATTGTTGTCACCAGGATCAGCGGTGTCTGCCGTTTGCTCCTCAGCGTCCTGCGAAGGTGCGATGGTGGGCTGAGAGGTAACTGGATGGCCAGTGATGGCTTCCAAATAAGCGACGATGATTCCAGATTCAGAAATGGCAGCGAAGCTTGTAGGGTCATTGTTGATAAAGTCGCTGAGCACCGTGACAGTAGTCGTCCACAAGACGGATCCATAGCGCTTAGTATTCTGCATGATGTCTCGCAAGCTGGCCAACAGCTCCGATTTGTCAACAAGGTTACGGAGAAGTCGATCAGTGTTTCCGCCATAGGTGTAAGAGTTCGTCATCATGTGATGGACAAACTTGAGAACCCATTTCAGGGTCTGCTGTTGATTGTAGGGTATCTCATAGTCAACAACCTGGCAATAGTGTTCAGGTGTGTTGCCCTCTCCAGCTTGCACAAGTTGCTTTGCTTCGGCCACCGTTATGACAAGGAGTTCGGAGATGGCATCAAGACCGGATCCGCTGAAGAACGATTGGAACGCATTCTGATACGTCCAAATCAGTCCGTCGAGGAAAGCCAGAATCATGGACTGATTGCGCTGGGCGACATCCGACCTGATTTTAAGAATCTCCACCAGAATATCCATCAGTCCGGCCGTCACCATCTCAGCTCCGATTCTAGTAGACATGGCCAGGTGAGTCGTCAAAGAGAAAAGACTGGTACGCCACTCGTCGACTTCCGTGGTATGAATACCGCGGTCGGGTTCACTGGTCTTCATCCCTGCGACAGCCTTTCGGATGACGTATAAGAGAATTCCGTGGTTGACATTCGCATTCAGGGCCGACAAAACATCTTGGTATCTTGCAGCATAGTTTGAGATGACCTCAAGGAGGCCCAAGACAATTGACTGGAGCCACAGCGGTACTTGAATGGAACCATCGGCCGGCGGGTGAATTAGTTCCGCCAGTTGATAAGCCAACTGATAGCGTCGTGTTTCGTCGTTGTCATGACGCAGAACCTTCTCGACGAAGGTCGTCTCCGGATGGATGAAGGCCAGGTTTGTGATGGCGAGTAGACGGACGGCAAGCGCTTCCTGTCGAGACTCCGCACCCCCAAGAAGAGCCTTGGCTACTCTCAGACGGTTGAGAATCTCATATTTGGCTGAGGCGGGCATATCCGCAGGACATCGTGCAAGGAGCTCGTAGATGGGCGTGGAGGCAACGACTGATTGCGGCAAATCGAAGATTCGCTGACTCGACTTGGTATGGTCATTGGCGACGATGGGGCTTCGTGTACTTAATGGCGAAGCCTCGTCAACGCCGGCCTGACGAGCGGATCTTGGAGTGTTATGCTGAGAGCCGGCTGTCGTGCTGCGCCTCAGAGGGGTCGGTGTAGAGGGCATGTTGGAACCAATGCGATCATGAGCCGTTGAGACAGGGTGGTCCTTTGCGATCGACGCCACGGTATAGGTGATCTTGATATCTCCCCATCCATTCCAGCGCCCATTGTCGGGTGTAAGAATAGACCCCAAGTCGTTGGCAAACATGGCTGCGGCGTTTTTATGGCTCGGGGCCTGAGGCTTTTCCTTGCCCTTGGCACTCGAGGTGGGCGTAGCAGTAGCCAGCGAGTCTGAAAGACTGACGATCGGAGTCTTGGCGAAGGGCAGAGCGACGCTGTTCACGCGGTCGAGGTCGATCTGGTAGTGGTTGCTCAGCAGAGCAGTGCTCACTGTGCGGGAGGCGCTTCCTATTCTCTTGACAGAAGCTTGGTAGCGCTGGGCCAACTCGGCGCTGACCTGCAGAGTTGCAAGAAGAAGCGACAGAACTGTAGTGTTGAGCAGCTTGTTCAGGACCATGCTACTAGAGTAGATGCTTCGGTTGCCGCAGTGCTGCAGGAGTATACGGGTGAACTTGAGGACAGCCTCGATCAGCTGCCTATCTCCATCTGCATTGTAGCCCAACTTGACAAGACCATCATTGTCCCAGGTCTGGTCGCCATATTGTTCAGTCTTAGCGCCTTGGTTGAGGAGCAGATCGCGGCCAAAATCGCGGTTTTGGGGGCCCTGTTCCAGGTTGTAGGTGGTGCAGAAGCAGTCCAAGATGTCGTCGAATCGGTTGAGAAGAGGGATCCAGTGGTATAAATCACCTCTCGGGTAAGGCCATCTTGTCGGGAACTTGTGGAGGTGGTTTGGAAGGAGAGGCAAGGGTGTGGAGCATGCCGATGTGACAAAGTCCTTGAGCCATGGAGACTAGGAAAATGGTTAGTGACACTGGCCTGATTTGTACaacaagaaggagaagagaaGAGAAGAGCAGGCAGAGAGATGGCTTACCAAAGTCTCGGCATGCTTGGGCTGCATCTGCTTCGTTATCTTCCCCATCGTGGGCGAGCGCGGCAGGGCCGCAGGTTCATATGTGCAGCCTTGCTAGCTAGCCCGCGTCGGAGTTTGAAGGTCTAGATAGCGCAGCCGGGTATCTCGTAGACGTTTGCGCGAACGGAACAGACGCGTCGCAAAAGAGGGTATCCCTTTACGGTATTATACAGTCGTGTAGAGGAAGAGGTCGACGGTCTGGTGTGTGTGGTCAAAACGTGAAAAGAAATCGACCAGGCGATGACGAGAAAGCTTGGGGTAGAAAGGCACAGAAGTGCGAGGCCGGGTGCAGGTCGTCCTCACGGGCTTCCGTGACAATAGCTTTGCCAAGCAATGTCTGTTCGGGTCGTCCTGTTAAAAGTGCGTGTCGCTCGGACTCAAGATCGTAAAATCCTCGCGAGTAGCAGGCGGTGAGATCAAGCCGTCGATCGCAACGAGTGCCTGGTGTTGAAGGTAAGGTGGAAGGCGGGATGGGATGTTGGAGAGTGAGGTGGAAAAAGAAGTTGCAGATGTCAAATCGGCAAGGAAAGGTAGGTGCGGTTACAGTGGGCCCTTTGCGTAATAGCAAGGTAGGTAGAGGTAGCTTTGCCAGCTTGCTAGGCGTAAGGCACGGCTCACTCACTGTTTGGTTGGAGGTCATGTACGGGTGGTGGTCTGCCGCCTTGCGAGCGGTCAGACAACCAAAGGTGAGAGGAGCAGGCGGGCAGTTGCTGGGCTGGACATCTCCCCAGGCTTCGCACTGTCTTTTATCCGTGTTCATCCACATTATGAGCAGTGCTAATTATCTGTAGACACAGTGACCGCGGTTGTTTGTCTATCTTCgttcctaccttacctatgaCGGGAGGATAGCGGGGAGGAGAGTGCACGGTTCAACTTAGATTTTGTTGGCGGGACGCAGGCGGTAGTGTGGAGGCGGCATCAACAGCATCTTTGTCAAAGGTACGTACCGCGCCGCAAGGCGACCGGGCAGATGTGACCTTCCATACAGTACTccgtaggtaggtacctaataaatcttaatattcCACTCGCTTCTGGAACCAGTTTCTGCCTTTACCTTCCATTACCTAAGGTAAGGCATGGCAAGGCAGGCAGGCCAACACAATCGTAATGCTGTTCTGATGCCTACCACAAAGTCAACACAATCAGATCATGAATGAGTTACAATCCGCAAGATAATGTACATTTCATTTTGCCCAATCACCAATCTTACTCATGCTGGTACACGAAGGTTGTATAAGGTTCCTTCGCGAATGTACATTTGGCAAAGGAAAAATTTCATCTCCTTACATGATGGCACTTTACGTACTGAAGATTTATGACAGCATCCAGCGTCAAACAAGTGGACTCTTGATACCTTAGCAACGGGGCTTCTAAAGACTGGATCTCCTTA encodes:
- a CDS encoding HECT-domain-containing protein; protein product: MGKITKQMQPKHAETLSPWLKDFVTSACSTPLPLLPNHLHKFPTRWPYPRGDLYHWIPLLNRFDDILDCFCTTYNLEQGPQNRDFGRDLLLNQGAKTEQYGDQTWDNDGLVKLGYNADGDRQLIEAVLKFTRILLQHCGNRSIYSSSMVLNKLLNTTVLSLLLATLQVSAELAQRYQASVKRIGSASRTVSTALLSNHYQIDLDRVNSVALPFAKTPIVSLSDSLATATPTSSAKGKEKPQAPSHKNAAAMFANDLGSILTPDNGRWNGWGDIKITYTVASIAKDHPVSTAHDRIGSNMPSTPTPLRRSTTAGSQHNTPRSARQAGVDEASPLSTRSPIVANDHTKSSQRIFDLPQSVVASTPIYELLARCPADMPASAKYEILNRLRVAKALLGGAESRQEALAVRLLAITNLAFIHPETTFVEKVLRHDNDETRRYQLAYQLAELIHPPADGSIQVPLWLQSIVLGLLEVISNYAARYQDVLSALNANVNHGILLYVIRKAVAGMKTSEPDRGIHTTEVDEWRTSLFSLTTHLAMSTRIGAEMVTAGLMDILVEILKIRSDVAQRNQSMILAFLDGLIWTYQNAFQSFFSGSGLDAISELLVITVAEAKQLVQAGEGNTPEHYCQVVDYEIPYNQQQTLKWVLKFVHHMMTNSYTYGGNTDRLLRNLVDKSELLASLRDIMQNTKRYGSVLWTTTVTVLSDFINNDPTSFAAISESGIIVAYLEAITGHPVTSQPTIAPSQDAEEQTADTADPGDNNGENNTDRDNRNRDEDDEGSPESSNASIQIDADTRPHPPPEEEIAQSHERRPLAQGILPTSDAINVVPQVLNSICLNNAGMKMVASSRALESFLEIFESPAHVNTMETDPHLASNVGASFDELARHHPNLRRPISNAVIDMVARVRSFGIYKAKTAGWGAKLYISDGSQNPPSADEKYKDLVLHPTTEFGTEGKGKGRGDNLDVEMSDATEITAQKGALGSDEPSTSATAYNDITPYVYALSSFLSAYLNNNTLKAYFITHGGLELLLDVAELPSLPHDFCDSHAARTLHLVISQLVEQSPVLGLPSLLRRAQASVDTLKPLAEYKNDSPYFHPFLGLDGRMTLDEVRSLDPSVQERIFNGNKMVKALLTAQSLIKTLYECFTSSPRSNSVQLYPINVFDYYLELVKSLGPLLKAVLAEEGAGHNVLPQHWWAKRPAPGSDVMVSITGAAGVQSVGEGEGETEAASAPAEPSDSAPSAAVPATAPGTQLKTPTKQEQATFRYKNYETLRILLHSMVPSTFPFFQQLGKALFPRRERDAYSRPKHIDIARELSGTILAQLAPSVDPAEPRGKEYHYWIIMLHTLTEMLMDNTRASGERSSVQVVIPVLVAFLDQGGFQVLTTMVRRFSAEICKDAGDSDVGATASARVASFGLGKIFEFFAALVNGKNISDSTAQFGLLPRSAERRPDTPISHQIVVEVRMAVLPVIREIWESTLIEKLRPEAVAKVIEILKIISAGDQEPSRNTPAVELFKKSTVLFNWQAHTPLIGLLEEDGADVELAREAVFRANWNQPSATEYCRSHKAGKAGQRNPVPPEDAYNPERPEPTNQTSQSDNTAPVPAAPADADAMAVDVAPEFVTPELDRLLGDAVLGDLGNRASEWNGNSDGRPAIAGESQARPDASTPAATTEEQARASTETQTTSKEKLDEERSKLRGNLIDRSLDVVRAHPHSAIELSELISAMVFRQPNDDARDEVGATLANALTSLSFDDSESKSNGTSIAAYAHLLALLMQEKSFFKCNIDTLREKVDEYISFLDLKGSSTSNKELPPWIPYILLIVELLLSYDEQPIEAQWKPPSNDSETIAPAVLPQRNLIVSAEQRNRLLDVILELLPGLGKEETLATSVLRVIVILTRKPAMAQKVGDKHNLGRLFAMAKQLAGVGSARLKESKTTGSIMSILRHIVEDEETLKQIMRAEIRNLFDNPQRTQRNLDLSTYLRNMAPLALRSPDLFVEITNEMTKLSRWTPGSEGSSRAQQLALKEPDSGSKIKAHEEEASVEPAVQATEDLSIHDVKQSTETDDKEMADAPKQVAELKRPVVENPHGIIYFLLCELLKYREVDDNEPPQASKDMENIAPSGSAPTESASKEATPDNQDAADNKDKDKKSTKPVFRAEDHPHFIYRCFLLNCLAELLQSYNQTKVEFINFKRSISLQTNTPVKPRSNVLNYLIHDLLCQGNLSDNADSIVSKKKAATSAQAQQVLVALVAKTGEKVIDKTRDRFEYDDEPDLLFVRKFVLDTILKAYERAATPEEPVDTRYLKMQCLAELMNHIIGEKDKETTSQRALDSPQGRSQAQLRRMMYEKGYLDKLTSSIAEVDLSHAGVKRAIKYVLRVLRVLTDTAKELSRSHVLPSTSLPENAEDDIISTSSMSDMDDDREETPDLYRNSTLGMLEPRGSDDESDDEDGMYHALDWTYMPLLTQGVEDDDEEMYDDDYGDELDYGEEEVSDDGEDGVSDEDEELGEMGHIEGLHGDPGVVEVIMGDEDDDMDEDDDDSEDDEMDSDDMDEMEEHLDVVEEIVDEDGNPLEDDGASDWESESEEEEEEDDEDIDYEAEAQDREEAHVHGMESEDMIENLARAVMDPEDYDGDDMDDLGDHYIDDGRDEDDDEDDDEDMEEDELIYDEAYPHDHQSSNLPSALGWDTLVVEPFGGQPQHAHRHRHGHRSPFPPGFMVGGGRDPLGGMFSSIDAVYQQNEQLTGPADFRSYFSPRHRPNAVPNNADDGVNPLLRRNGQGREASPRPAPGSGMIGLRLPPEIFGPGVQHLSNSPIAILNDLVASLPVMRHGQSAVHLSITQNGRGEVREYHVAPRESRADSRRETTYHEPQQAVAFTPESTFERYQEEARMVFGGAHFIEKAQKLVNILLSKLVPPAMEYEKKLKAEEEERRKVREEERRKFEEEARRLLEAKEANEKAAREKKEAEEREEQERAAAEAAAAAGERDLASTQESHTDSAGSQAMEGVETQEPSATLAEDTADDASRVMTTIRGEEVDVTELGIDPDYLAALPEEFREEVIAQTVSTRRSQAREEAATGEQGEVFQEFLDALPEDLRLEIVQQERQDARRRERDEQRRQATTAGQDQIAVDMDPASILLTFPPELRQQVLMDQGEDIMDHLPPEMAAQARLLAQQHSAHPAVTGRSPPVVARRPGAPPVESGEANENKVQRRTVVQMLDKPGVATLLRLMFISQIGSIRNYLFSVLADVCENRQNRLEVISTILLILQEGSTDMEAVERSFSQLSVKAKKSKDKDADPKTPQNLKRTLTSLSAAVHQQSNSEISPLMVVHQCLDLLQDLSTKNPHIPMLFLTEHEAVGSSLKRTLSRKAKAKDSKAHKYAINSLLTLLDRDLVMESSVVMAYLADLLNKITVPLATMERRRREALEKAAREAKKKAAESAAEANPASASAAQPAEDAILETAADVEVQEPKGESAENAKTTDKSTTQKAPRQMQVPIIPPHNLTLVVKIFVARECSSKTFQNTISAIKNLSAIPGAKATFGQELVRQARVLSENIVADLDELLPHIEKATSGTEIQGVALAKFSPGASEQNKLLRVLTALDHLFDNKKKSDKADEDAETSINEKQDLVTSLYHNSTFSMMWEKLSACLSAIRERENMVNVATILLPLIESLMVVCKNTAMNDDSQTQNQTSKEMLLSSPPPENRMAGLFFTFTEDHRRILNELVRNSPKLMSGTFSLLVKNPKVLEFDNKRNYFNRSVHSRSSNNQRPSFPALQLSVRREHVFHDSFKSLYFKTGDEMKYGKLNIRFHNEEGVDAGGVTREWFQVLSRQMFDANYALFIPVSSDRTTFHPNKLSGINDEHLMFFKFIGRIIGKALYEGRVLDCYFSRAVYKRILGKSVSVKDMESFDPDYYKSLVWMLDNDITDIITETFSVEDDEFGVTRTVDLCPGGRDIAVTEENKHDYVRLVVEHKLLSSVKEQMEHFLKGFHDIIPADLISIFNEQELELLISGLPDIDVDDWKSNTEYHNYTPSSPQIQWFWRAIRSFDKEERAKLLQFVTGTSKVPLNGFKELEGMNGINRFNIHRDYGNKERLPSSHTCFNQLDLPEYENYEMLRQQLMKAITAGSDYFGFA